The sequence CATGACCCATGAACTATCCAAGTTGAGTGGTTTCCTTCTGAATCGCCTCTGAATGAGCAAGTCtaacaaataattattttgcatTAGGTTATgaatctaaggatacccataaCGCTACACTACTAAATCAAACTCAAAAACGGCCTCAAAATGTGACtccgggcccacaagggcaaaattggaaattcaAGTTGGAAACATGTTATCCAAGGTCTTAATAGTCATAATCCTAAGTTTCATAAGAATCTAACCCCAAATTGCCCTTCAATTCcacttgtttatgaaaatcCCAATTTAAGATAAAACCTATAATCAATCCgtttgaaatcaaaattaggTTAGAAATAGTTTACCCAAGCTTTATCAAGCTAAAAACTAGGAAATCTTTCCAAATATATCCacaattagtaagaaaaatcCATTTCCAAGCTAgaatttataacatataaaaacccTCTTCCAAAACAAGActccttcccccccccccccccccccaaaaaaaaaaaaaatctcgatagTAATGGTGAAGGAAACGTTTGCCTTTAAATGCCACGAAACTTCTTTCAACAATAAAATATATTCCTACTATAACCAAGTATAATTATAGTATTCAACTCAATGTCACTTTGCGATATATTGACATCATCTAGTATgaaaacatacaaaatttctttttcagTACAAagaatattccaacaacatgcAACAACAGCATACCCAATGAAATCTCACAAAGTGAGATCTGGATTCTCCGTTCTACGgattcacaaaaaaataaaccCAGCATGATTTTCAATTAACTTTGTGCAATTAGTTTCACATTAAGTCATCCAAACAAGAATTCTTCCCATACTTTTCAATACATAcaaggaaaaattaattaaaacacgAACGACACCACACATGATTGCTCTGTTTTCACGTTACCCAGCAAACAAGACTCACAATTGTtgttttcaagcagaaagatcAAGACTAGGAGTCATAACCTTGCTCTGATTCCACTTGTTAATAAAAATAATGGGGCAACAACAACGAATTGTGTAACTTTCGATTGCAGCGAAAATCGTTGAACTCACCACCGAAACAATTGCTCCAAGTCGAacttcatctctcttggaaACAGAGTATTCTTCACAAACTAGATGTCACctttttatgtgtgttttgtGTAAGAGGAAACAGAGgattttcttgctctttttttttttttttttttttttttttttttttctgagttCAAGTATGTACTGGAAGAGAGATCTTGTTAGCCTtataaaaagagaagaaaaaactATCTGGGAAAAAATTGATCCCCTTCCTGTAGTCACGTTTTTAGGAGCAGTTTTGTTTCCAGTTGTAGGGTAAATTCTCCCATAATTATCTTTTCTGAAACGGGTAGGGTCAGTCTACATGGGCGACCTGTGACCCAGATCTGAATATCCAACAGGAACTTATGGAGTTTTACATCAGTGTGCAGAAATTAGAGACCGAATGGTTAAGTAAGGTTTCATTCTTGAATCTGAAGCGGAATAGTATTTGTCTTATATAATTTTTGAGATGGTTTTTAAACATACATATTTAACATATAGTAGTAAAatgtttttatttctttttggatAATTAAAGATGATGCTTATTTGGTTAAACAAATATATTTTGGAACAAGACAGGAACAATATGATAAGGCATCTCTTATTAATTTGTTGGATGATCCATTGCACTATAGCTGATCCAAAAGTTGGAAAGGGTGCAGCTCCTTCTTCTCCTCTTCCTAAGCGAACATGGTTGACTCTACACGGTGATGAACCAGTAGTAGTTGCGAATGGGGGATTTTCGGGTCTTTATCCCGCACAAACAGATATAGCATTTAGTCAATCATTTGTATTTGAAAAGGGTGGTACTGTCTTGCTATGTGATCTCCATATGAGTCGCGATGGACAGGGCTTTTGTCTCTCACAGTTAAACCTCCAGAATACAACAACTGCAGCTGATGCTTTTCCAAATCGTAAAAAATCCTACATTGTTAATGGAAAAGAACTTCAAGGATGGTTTGCATTGGACTTCACGAGTGAAGAGATGTTAAGTAAATTGTTTGGTAAGTCACATCTTATGCATGAAAATGAATATATGGTACAACTACTCATACTAATATTTGTAGCTGACATTGTTATCCTTGTTATTTTGTTCTCCAGTAACCCAATCAATATTCAGCAGAACagatttatttgatttttcatCACCATATCCCACTAGCCTATTTTTAGAAGAAAACAAGAATGCTGTAGTGTGGATCAATGCCGAGGTTTCTATCAGTTgccttctttctcatttttGAAATACTTGATGAAATGCATGCTAAATCCTATATCGGTaaaaatgacttattttttcATCAAAGTGTCTAGTCTTGGTTCCGtaattaatttcataaaattgtATTGCAGTATCCGACATTCTACAGCCAGCACAAACTGAGTTTGGTGGATCATATTAAACAACTCTTGGAGATAAAGAAGGATATCTCTTACATGTCGTCTCCAGAGATTGGTTTCTTGAAAAGCATGGGACCAATTGTGCAAGGTCTCAAAATGAAGCTAATGTTCAAGTTTCCCGTTGATAGAAATGTAGTTGAACCCATAACAAATGAAACATATTCTTCACTATTAACAAAGTTATCCATGATCAAGACATTTGCTGCGGGAATTGTTGTGCCAAGAGAGTACATATGGCCCGTCAATAAAGCTCGCTATTTAGAGCCTAGTACCAATCTAGTGGTTGATGCTCATAAACAAGGTCTTGAAGTTTTTGCATTTGGATTCGCAAATGATAACTTTTTGCCTTACAATTACAGTTATGATCCACAAAGAGAGTACTTGCAGTTCGTTGACAACTCGCAGTTTCTTTGTTGACGGTGTGGTCACAGACTTCGTTACGACTGCATCAATGGCCATTGGTAAGAATTTTCTTCTTAAGATTAAGAGAAAAAACACATACAAATCTTGCAGCTTACAGTTGCTTCTCTGGATGCAGCTTGCTTGGCAGGGAGTCGAAACGCTTCAAGGAAAGTCCCTAGTAAGGAAATGAATTTCTATGGCAATGAAAGAACTAAGTAGTATTACGTAGTGTTCCTATAAAGCTTTTGAAAAAGGTGGCATCTCAATTCTATTATGCAATTTAAATTGGCAGCTCTGGTCATTTCTGCAAATGGAGCCAATGGAGATTATCCAGGATCAACAGATCTTGCCTATCAAAAAGCAGTAGATGATGGTGCTGACATAATCGATTGTTCTGTCCAAATGACAAAAGATAGAGTTGCCTTCTGCTTGCCTTCAGCTGACCTTATCCCAACCACCACTGCATTCGGAAAATTCATGAGTCGAGCGGCTAAGTTCGATGCAATTCAATCCTCTATGGGAATATTCTCTTTTGATTTAACATGGGACGAAATTCAATCATTAAAACGTGAGCCAGCCACCTCTCTCAAGacaataatatttcaaatattaCTAGCTTGATTTCATTCTCTGAATTTTAATTatcttattttctctctttgtttttttaatatggtttGGGCCATAGCTAAAATGTTCAGTGAATTTGATGGAGATTTGGCAAGGGATCCAGCACGCAAGAATGTGGGCAAGTTTGTAACTCTCTCAGATTTCTTGGAATTTGCCAAGGAAAAGGCAGTTCCTGGAGTCTTGATTAACATAGAAGTAAGTTTCTTTTCTATtctattgtatatatatgtatatagtccTGGATTTCGGAGTTATTAACAACTAATTGTAACTTGGTCGTGTTCAAGAATGCTGCCTACCTTGCAGCCAACAAGGGTCTTGACATTGTTGGTGCCGTCACGACTGCTTTGAGCAATGCCACACTTGATAAGCAGTCGAATCAGAAGGTTCTAATCATGTCAGGTGAAAGTTCAGTGTTGGACAAATTCAACGATATCCCCACTTACCAAAAAGTACTTCACATTAAGAAGCAAGTGGAATTTGTAACCAATGAGACGGCATTGGAAATCAAGAAGCATGCAGATGCGGTGTTTTTACATAAGCATTCCTTGTACACACAATTTCGAGGAGAGAGTTTCAGTCTGAACTTCACTAACCTTATTGATTGTATGCATTGGGCCAATATTAGTGTCTATGCTGGAACTGTTCGAAATGAATTCCAAGATATTTACATGGATTATAGCTCTGATCCTTATATGTTGATCCATAACCTTATTTACTATGGTGCGGATGGAATCATAACCCAGTACCCAAGCACTGCAAATGCATATAGCAGTAAGTAAATCAACACTAGCTAGCTAATTAAATTATCTAAGTAGTGTAGTAATTAATTGTGTTAAATACAAAATCACTGTGATTTTATATTTGTGGTTGCCACAGGGAACTTGTGCACTGGGGTTCCAAAGGCATATAGGATACAAGACATAAATCCAGGGGATGTCATAAGATTTGCGCTTGATCCAAAAGAAGTAGCAGAGTACAAGCCTCCGCCTCCTGTGCACTTGGAGACTAAGGACTTTGTTACTCTGCCAAATCTCCTGGTACAATGAGAATATTTATAAACCGTTATGATATGCagtttttaacaaaaaataatatatacttaTTATAGTGTCCTTGGGCAATGATTTAATTATGCCTTCCTTTTTCTTTGCTTGTTATTCTTTTTGGTAATATAAATGGTTAGTTCCCTGAGTCTATGAcaatgtaaaaaagaaaaaaaggcaaAATGGCTTACAAAGCGTCTCCTTTAAAATTCACAAAAGAGTTAAAGATGTGTGCACTGATAGTGTATAATAAATGtttatgaaaatggaatatgatGCATAAAAATGTTTTGAAGACATCTACAGTTTTTTTCTTACAGTTCAATTATCCATTACAAATCtcaaaattagaaaagaaaaaaaaatctaggaCTTGATGAGAGAGATTGCTTAACAATCACTAAATCAAAAGTTCAAGCCACCCTTGATCCCCATAGGAGGATAAGGGTGGAAAAGAAATGGGCCGCTAATAACAACAAAACTCAAATTGCAAGGAACTGAAAATTGAAAAAGTAGGGAAAGATATAAATTAGACACAAATATTGAAGAATTATTACTAATAACTAGAATTAAAATCTTACTCACTCCTAAGACATTCAATAAAAGCATCTAAATTAATAGAATCCTCAAGACGAACGTTACCTCTTGCAAATTTTAGGATAAACTCAAAGGAAATAATGAAATCACTTTCAAGCTCACAAGTTTTCATTAAGTCCTTCAGCACAATGTAATCAAAATAAGCTAGGTACTAAAATATTTATACTAGGTCTATTTCAAATGCTCCAAAATACCCCCTAAGCAGACCTCAAATGTAGCTCTTCGAGGTGCTTCCatccttcaaatcttcatctcCCTCACGTTGCATGATGGTAGTATATGATAGTTGTCTCCAAAGAATTCTTCATGATATCTGTCATCATCAAGTGCCTTCCAAGATCTTGAAGTTATTTTGCTAGACTCCTCGTGAATGGTCGTGAAGTAGTAATGTTGTAGTCGTTATCATCCACCTAAATCTATTTAGTatacaaatcattcatactcACTTTGCAAAAATTATAAGTAACTCAGTTTAGCAATTCAATGGATTTTGGGTCAAACACATATCAATAAAAAcgacaacatacctagtgtgaATCCATAAGTAGGATCTGGGGGAGTTAGGGTGTAGGCATACTTTAACTTTATCTTGGgtaaggtagagaggttgtttctggtAAGACCCTCGGCTCGAGAAGCATTTCCAAAACAGGTTTGAAAAATACAAGAGTAAAAAGTTATGCTGAAAAAACTGAAGAAGAGAAAAGTATTTACAACAAAATAGTAGAAATAACCAAAGTAAAAAAGGAACAGCAGTAGTAGTAAAATTGAGGAATACGATAATACTAACAAAATGGTTGGGAGACTAAAGGGAAGAGGACACAAATAAAATGTTCTAAACTAGTGCCAAGCTCTCccacagcaaaaaaaaaaaaaaaaaagagtaacgCTCAACTATATACTAACCTTCTACCTTAATCCTAGACCTGCATGCTCTTCTATCTAGTGTTCTATCTGTTCTGTCCAAGCATCTCTCCCCAATTCTTACTCGGTCTACCTTTACCCCTCCTTAAACCTATTATTGCCTAGCTTTCTCTTGCACCTCCTCACCTGGAATATGTGCTCCTCCTCTTCGCATGTCCGAATCATCTCAGCCTCACTTCCCGTATCTTTTCCACCATGGAAGATACTCCCACCTTGTTCCAAATATCCTCATTACTAATCTTATTTCTTATAGTCTGTCCACACATCCATCTAAGCATCCTTTTTTCCGCTACTCTCATCTTATGAACATGTGAGTTCTTGACAGGCCAACACTCTGCCCCATACGACATGATTAGCGTAAGAACCACTCTATAGAAATTACTATTAAATTTTGATAGCACTTTCTTATCAACAGAACACCGGATGTGAGTCTTCATTTCATCTACCTGCTCTAATATGATGTGTGGCATCATCGTCGATCTCCTCAATTCCTTAGATTATGAACTCAAGTTACTTGAAGCTACATTTATTAGGAATAACCTACACATCAATTCTCACTTCTACATTCGCCTCATGTGATTCATCGCTAAACTTGTACCCCATGTACTATATTTTAGTCATGTTTAAGTTGTAACCTTTAGACTATAGAGTCTGTCTCTAAACTTCTAGTTTGTCACTAACTCTGTCGTGTGTCTCGTCAATCAATACTATGtgatatacaaataacatacaccatgatACTTTCCCTTGAATTTGTTGTGTCAATTCATTCATCACCAAAGCAAATAGAATGGGCTAAGAGTTGTCCCAAGTGCTACCCCATATCGATGGACAAATAatagttctatttttttttatgtatatattatatctTGATATTAACATATTGAACATCTGATTTTATCATAAATGTGTTTATCAAACCCTTATCTTCTTATTTTCATGGGCTAGATATGGAGTTACACTTGAAAAACAAATTTCAGTTATCCTAGATAACATTTTTtgtcattcttcttcttctcctccttcttctccttcttcttcttcttctccttcttctccttctttctccttctttcttcattcttcttcttcttctccttcttctgcttcttctccttcttctcctccttctccttctccttctcctcctcctccttctcctcctccttctcctcctcctcctcctccttctccttctccttctccttctccttcttcttctccttcttcttcttctcctcctcctcctcctcctcctcctcctcctccttctccttctccttctccttcttctccttcttctttttctccttcttcttcttctccttcttcttcttcctcttcttcttcctcttcttcctcttcttcttcctgttcctcttctttctcttcctctttctcttcctcttcctcttcttcctccttttcttcctcttcttcttcctcttcatcctcttcttccttctcctcctcctcctcctcttcttcttcttttcttccctccttctcctcctcctcctccttctcctcctcctccttctcctccttcttctcctcctccttcttctcctccttcttctccttcttctccttcttcttctcctcttccttcctctccttcctcttcttctccctcttcttctcctcctccttcctcttcttcttcttcttcttcttcttcttcttcttcttcttcttcttctcctcctccttcctcttcttcctcctccttcctcttcttcctcctcctcctcctcctcctcttcttcctcttcctcctcttcttcttcctcctcttcctcctcctcgtcttcctcctcttcttcttcctcctcctcttcctcttcttcttcctcctcctcttcctcttcttcttcctcttcctcttcctcttcttcttcctcttcttcctcttcttcttcttcctcttcttcttcttcctcttcttcttcttcttcttcttcttcttcttcgtcttccTCTACTTCTTCTCTAGTTTGAACTCcatcccttttccttttcccaCGCCCCTCCCCCCTAATTCCAAGGTATCTTCGTCGGCTAGATATGGAGTTACTCTCGAAAAAACAAATGTTAATTATCTTAGACAACTTTTTtcgtccttcttcttcttcttcttcttcttcttcttcttcttcttcttcttcttcttcttcttcttcttcttctcctccttctccttctccttctccttctccttctccttctccttctccttctccttctccttctccttctccttctccttctgcttctccttctccttctgcTTCTGCTTCTCCTTCTGCTTCTCCTTCTGCTTCTGCTTCTGCTTCTCcttttccttctccttctccttctcctcctccttctcctcctccttctcctccttcttctccttcttcttcttcttctatcttTTCAATCGCCGTATCTTCAACTCTTGTTCTCTGGAACTCCATCCCTTTTCCTTCTCCCACCCTCGCTCtatttcctttccttctttttgttctttcccTCCCTCTATTTATTCCTTTTGAGGACATTATTGTTTCTACACTTAACTCCATAAAACAGTCAAGGTTGAAAACTTTGATTGGTGGAACAATCATTactacaaaaataagtcatttaTATGAAGGTGGAATAATTCCGTATAATTGATTAACcaccataatgaaaatgattgtGGTGTAAGGTCTCTTGCCATAGAATATAGTCTTTTATATATGGTGGATAAGGGAGCGTGAACCAGAAATAGAAAATACCACTTGGCCAAACTACTATGACAGGACTGATGAAGTGGAATGCAATGTGGGAATAGATAAGAACCGGATAACATGATGTGGCTATCCGTCATTGTTGTTCTCCATTTAAAATTTACTAGCATACTTGATTGTCACTTGTTCAATACCACTTTTATGTTCACCCAAATATATTACCAGAGAATGTTCTAGTGCAAACAACTTCTTGCACAATTGCTGAAAGTGATACAAAATCAGCTTCCATTGTTAATAAGGATAATGATTGTCTCTTGATACTCAACAATAATTATGATATCATTGTTTAGCAAGAATAACATACTCAGATTCATATTTTCTCTTGTCTAAATCTCCTTTTCAATTACTTGGCAAGATAAAGAATATCCTATTTTGCCTTTAAGATACCTCTATATCATCTTAACTGCTTTTTAGTATTATTGTCCGGTCGAGTCTAAGAACACATTCTATCAATAATATATGATGTTTCACCCATATCTTTCGATATACCATAAGCCTTATGCTAGAGTTTGAGAACCCCACTTGCTCCCACTAGCTTTAGGGCCTATATCTAGATCAATCAATACCAACACTTGGTTTGATTCATCGACTCCATGTCATATTCCATTGTTTAAACTTTTTATTTAGCAAGGTATGTAAGAGCCTACCTTACACTATGAGACTCTTTTTTCATGTGGAGTAACTATATATGCTTCTCCTTCAATCTCAAATCGGCGACAGGGAATGCAAGGACGACTCGTGTGACGAGCTTGAGATTGACAAACTGATTATCAATTAATTAGTTACTTCCACTGGGACTAACAATATAGAATATATCATCTTTTGATGGTATATTGGTATGATAGGAACATATCCATTATCACCAACTGAATCCACTCAAATTCATTCGAGTATATACAACACAAGCAATTCGGTAAGTATTTTCATAAAGAAACAAGTCATGACCTATCTCACCCTATTTAGTAAAACACATTCTCGAAGAATGCAACACTACATGATTCAATTTTAGTTACGGTGCCACTGTGTTGTTCACCTATGAACACAAAGTTTGAGCTATAAAAAGTATCATGGAAAGATATATGTCCTTCCCCTTGGAACTAATTTTCCATGTGGGGAAAAAGATAAGCAATACAAACcgaagaattttaaaaaaaaaaactccagtAAGGTTTGGTTTTTCCACAACTCATATGAAATAAAGAATTGTGTTGCTTGAATCATTGATTTCAGATAGAATACATTACAATGAAGCATCGGCGCATCAATTTTTCCAAATGGTTTTCGATTTATTTTTTAACTAGAAAATATTAATAAGTGATGATGATTGGACATTAGCTCTGAATTTTTTCTGAGGCAATAGAATGTTGAGCAGCCTAAATGGGCTAGGCAAAGAGAATCCATCTAAATCAGTATTAACCATAATAGGGGAATTATCAGAACATCCTAGATTGATAAACATAGCTTCAAGACTACCATATGTGTTGAACCACTGAGGATTGCCAAAAGGTCAATCAATAATACTGTATATATTAGTACGTTAAGCGTGAACTGCTAACGTGAACCTAAGGCTAGAAAATATGACCCGCATCGGCTCCAAATCAGATTCTCCGGTGAAACTGGTGACGCCGGGAGATGGCTCTACTTACAGACTCCCGTCACTCACATTTGGAAGTTCTCTCCCTCCCCAATTTCAATATATTCCTGAGGAGGTTGAGGGATTTGAATCCGTTACTGAATCACAGGAGTCAGTTTGACTACAGGATTTTGGTGTCTCTGGTGATGATAAGATAGCTCAAAAACATCAATTCTCTGAAGCGGTGACATCCACATAGCCTACTCCGACAGTGAAGAAGGATTTTCGCGAAAATCGTCCAGCTAAAAAAGGTTAACCTCTATCCTATGTTGCTCCATCTACGAAAGAGGGGAAACTTGTGTTACTATTGAGGAAGAGGATGTGACATCTCAGATAGCATATTGGAAGAATGCATTGATAGGGTTTGTAGTCGGAGATACCccataaatgaaaataatggaAGCTTATATCTTACATGCTTGGCCTGGAATAGCCAAACCACAAGTCCTCGCTCATTACTTAGGCTACTCTATTTGTCATTTTGCTAGTATTGAAGATTGTGAACAAGTGTTGTTGGAGGACCTTATTCTTTTCATAACAAACCTTTCATTGTTCAGAATGGGGAAATTAATTTTGAACTCAACCCAGATTATCTAAAAACCATTCCCCTTTGGGTAACTTTTTCTAGATTACCAGTTGGATATTGGTATACCGAAGCCCTAAGTAAAATTGCTAGCACAGTGGGTCGACCAATTTGCACTGATAAATATACAGCTGATATGGATCGAATATCTTATGCGAGGGTTCTGGTTGATGCTAATATCTCACAACCCTTGATTGAGGCTATTGAAATCACTACTTCATCTGGTGTCTTCACTCAAACAATAGACAATGATTGGAGACCTAAATTTTGTACTAATTGTATTAGGTTTAGGCACATAGTGGAAGAATGCTTGATTGGTGGTGAAGAGGAGGTATAAGAGGATCCTTTCAAAGAGGctccaaaaagaagaaagagaaatagAAGAAGCAGATAGGTTCAAGATTTAGTAGCAAGGGCAGATGTTGGTGGGAACCCTGGTGAATCTATAGAAGATGATATCGGGATGCAAGAAAATGGCGAAAGTGGGAAATCATCTATAATGGCTACAACCATGGATGCACAACCTGCTAGCAAGGGTCCTAGTAACAAGAACCACACTGTCTCTCCATCTAATTTAATTGTTACTAATGCAAATATATATGCTAGCCTCTAGGATAAGTCCATTAATGCTGAAGTAGGACAAACTGGAGACTCTGGGGTCTCACGTAACCCCCTATGATCATTGCTGCTTAGAACATTAGGGGCTAAATCAGCCCCTAAAGCAGAAAGAGGTgaccctctttttgaaaaaccTAGAAACTAGAGTTCTGGAACATAAATCTGAAGGGATACTAAGGAAAACTGCACAAGAGTGGAATACTTGTTCCAACTATATAATGGAACCAAATAGGAGGATATGGTTATTTTGGTAAGCTTAGTTACAATTATAGGTGATCAAGGTTGAGGGCTTGATTTATTCATTGTTATCTTATTGATCTAGTTACCTCCTTTGAAACTGAATTCACAATTGTGTATGCAAAGAATGATGTTCAACAGAGAACTATACTATGGGGTGAGTTAAGGCATTTGGGAAATAACATTCAAGGTGCTTGGTTGTTAGCTGGTGACTTTAACAATGTAATATCTAGTGAAGACAGAGTTGGAACCCCTGTAACACCTGCTGAAACTCAAGAATTGAGAGAGTGCAT comes from Lycium ferocissimum isolate CSIRO_LF1 unplaced genomic scaffold, AGI_CSIRO_Lferr_CH_V1 ctg243, whole genome shotgun sequence and encodes:
- the LOC132043424 gene encoding LOW QUALITY PROTEIN: glycerophosphodiester phosphodiesterase GDPDL6-like (The sequence of the model RefSeq protein was modified relative to this genomic sequence to represent the inferred CDS: deleted 1 base in 1 codon), encoding MMLIWLNKYILEQDRNNMIRHLLLICWMIHCTIADPKVGKGAAPSSPLPKRTWLTLHGDEPVVVANGGFSGLYPAQTDIAFSQSFVFEKGGTVLLCDLHMSRDGQGFCLSQLNLQNTTTAADAFPNRKKSYIVNGKELQGWFALDFTSEEMLSKLFVTQSIFSRTDLFDFSSPYPTSLFLEENKNAVVWINAEYPTFYSQHKLSLVDHIKQLLEIKKDISYMSSPEIGFLKSMGPIVQGLKMKLMFKFPVDRNVVEPITNETYSSLLTKLSMIKTFAAGIVVPREYIWPVNKARYLEPSTNLVVDAHKQGLEVFAFGFANDNFLPYNYSYDPQREYLQFVDNSQFLVDGVVTDFVTTASMAIACLAGSRNASRKVPTLVISANGANGDYPGSTDLAYQKAVDDGADIIDCSVQMTKDRVAFCLPSADLIPTTTAFGKFMSRAAKFDAIQSSMGIFSFDLTWDEIQSLKPKMFSEFDGDLARDPARKNVGKFVTLSDFLEFAKEKAVPGVLINIENAAYLAANKGLDIVGAVTTALSNATLDKQSNQKVLIMSGESSVLDKFNDIPTYQKVLHIKKQVEFVTNETALEIKKHADAVFLHKHSLYTQFRGESFSLNFTNLIDCMHWANISVYAGTVRNEFQDIYMDYSSDPYMLIHNLIYYGADGIITQYPSTANAYSRNLCTGVPKAYRIQDINPGDVIRFALDPKEVAEYKPPPPVHLETKDFVTLPNLLVQ